In Chlorocebus sabaeus isolate Y175 chromosome 11, mChlSab1.0.hap1, whole genome shotgun sequence, one DNA window encodes the following:
- the KLRF1 gene encoding killer cell lectin-like receptor subfamily F member 1 isoform X1, with translation MQDEERYMTLNVQSKKRSSTQTAQLTFKDYSVVLHWYKILLGISGTLNGILALALISLILLVSQGVLLKCQKGSHSNTTEHEDIGDLKMNNGTRRNTSNKDLCVLRSADQTVLCQSEWLQYQGKCYWFSNEMKSWNDSYVYCLERKSHLLIIQDELEMAFIQKNLRQSNYVWMGLNFTSLKMTWTWVDGSPLDPKIFFIKGPAKENSCAAIKESKIYSETCSSVFKWICQH, from the exons ATGCAAGATGAAGAAAGATACATGACATTGAATGTACAGTCAAAGAAAAGGAGTTCTACCCAAACAGCTCAACTTACATTTAAAG ATTATTCAGTGGTGTTGCACTGGTATAAAATCTTACTGGGAATATCTGGAACCCTGAATGGTATTCTGGCTTTGGCTTTGATCTCCCTGATCCTATTGG TTTCTCAGGGAGTATTGCTAAAATGCCAAAAAGGAAGTCATTCAAATACCACAGAGCATGAAGATATTGGAGACCTGAAAATGAATAACGGCACAAGAAGAAATACAAGTAATAAGGACCTTTGTGTTTTGAGATCTGCAGACCAGACAG TACtatgccaatcagaatggctcCAATACCAAGGGAAGTGTTATTGGTTCTCTAATGAGATGAAAAGTTGGAATGACAGTTATGTGTATTGTTTGGAAAGAAAATCTCATCTACTAATCATACAGGACGAACTTGAAATG GCTTTTATACAGAAAAACCTAAGACAATCAAACTACGTATGGATGGGGCTTAACTTTACCTCCTTGAAAATGACATGGACTTGGGTGGATGGTTCTCCACTAGATCCAAAGAT ATTCTTCATAAAGGGACCAGCTAAAGAAAACAGCTGCGCTGCCATTAAGGAAAGCAAAATTTACTCTGAAACCTGCAGCAGTGTTTTCAAATGGATTTGTCAGCATTAG
- the KLRF1 gene encoding killer cell lectin-like receptor subfamily F member 1 isoform X2, with product MQDEERYMTLNVQSKKRSSTQTAQLTFKDYSVVLHWYKILLGISGTLNGILALALISLILLVSQGVLLKCQKGSHSNTTEHEDIGDLKMNNGTRRNTSNKDLCVLRSADQTVLCQSEWLQYQGKCYWFSNEMKSWNDSYVYCLERKSHLLIIQDELEMILHKGTS from the exons ATGCAAGATGAAGAAAGATACATGACATTGAATGTACAGTCAAAGAAAAGGAGTTCTACCCAAACAGCTCAACTTACATTTAAAG ATTATTCAGTGGTGTTGCACTGGTATAAAATCTTACTGGGAATATCTGGAACCCTGAATGGTATTCTGGCTTTGGCTTTGATCTCCCTGATCCTATTGG TTTCTCAGGGAGTATTGCTAAAATGCCAAAAAGGAAGTCATTCAAATACCACAGAGCATGAAGATATTGGAGACCTGAAAATGAATAACGGCACAAGAAGAAATACAAGTAATAAGGACCTTTGTGTTTTGAGATCTGCAGACCAGACAG TACtatgccaatcagaatggctcCAATACCAAGGGAAGTGTTATTGGTTCTCTAATGAGATGAAAAGTTGGAATGACAGTTATGTGTATTGTTTGGAAAGAAAATCTCATCTACTAATCATACAGGACGAACTTGAAATG ATTCTTCATAAAGGGACCAGCTAA
- the KLRF1 gene encoding killer cell lectin-like receptor subfamily F member 1 isoform X3 has protein sequence MQDEERYMTLNVQSKKRSSTQTAQLTFKDYSVVLHWYKILLGISGTLNGILALALISLILLVSQGVLLKCQKGSHSNTTEHEDIGDLKMNNGTRRNTSNKDLCVLRSADQTDSS, from the exons ATGCAAGATGAAGAAAGATACATGACATTGAATGTACAGTCAAAGAAAAGGAGTTCTACCCAAACAGCTCAACTTACATTTAAAG ATTATTCAGTGGTGTTGCACTGGTATAAAATCTTACTGGGAATATCTGGAACCCTGAATGGTATTCTGGCTTTGGCTTTGATCTCCCTGATCCTATTGG TTTCTCAGGGAGTATTGCTAAAATGCCAAAAAGGAAGTCATTCAAATACCACAGAGCATGAAGATATTGGAGACCTGAAAATGAATAACGGCACAAGAAGAAATACAAGTAATAAGGACCTTTGTGTTTTGAGATCTGCAGACCAGACAG ATTCTTCATAA